A stretch of DNA from Salinibaculum sp. SYNS191:
CTCCATCAGTACTCCCCTCCGGGGGTTCGATGAGGTCGTTGCTCTCTTCGGCAAGTTCCCGGATTACCTGTTCCACGTCAGCCTCCTCGGCAACCGTCCGATGTGCGAGCGGGGCGGGATATGCCCGGTCGCCCTGGCTGCAGAGAACGACCAGCCACTCGTCGCTTCCATCCCCGAGTACGATGTAGTGGTCGCGATCAGCGCGCTGGAAGACCCGCCGGTCCGGGCGAGAGACGGTTCGCCAGTTCTCAGGGAGCGACGGTGACGGCCGTCCGCCGTCCGCGAGCGCGACGACGTCGTCGGTAAGGGTCGCCATCGCGGTGTCGATCTCCTCGCCGGTGAGGTGCCAGCACGCCGCTGCACCGTCGCACTCCAGTTGTGAGACCACCTGATTCCGGAACGCGATGTAGTGCTCACGGGCGAACTGCTCATCGTCGTAGTAGTCGAGGAGGAGCGTGCACGCGAGCTGGGCGGGCCCGCTACCACTGTATCCCCATTCGAACCCGCTCGGACTGTGGTTGACGAGGTCCAGACTGCGCTCGAGGGAGAGTCGCCGATGCTCCGAGAGGTTCAGGACGACGGCTTGGCCGTCGACACGGAAGCCGACGTATTCGACTGTGTCTCGGTGGGACTGACCGGGCGATGCGACTGGAACCGATTCCGAACTTGCTACAGGTACATTCCCGTTCATTCGTTGCTCGCGGGCGGTTCGGTGACCCCGCACCCCTCTCAGGGGTTCCACAAACAGGACGGCGTAGCGTTCGGCAACGTATTTGGCAGTTGCAACGTACTGTCCACATAATTGAGGATGGCTGTACTGGACGATCTCTCGGGGTTCGAGTTCGAGGACGTGATGGAGGACGTGTTCCGGAACCTCGGCTACGAGAACGTCCGCCAGGCCGACCGCACGGCTGACGAGGGTCGCGACGTCATCATGGAGGAGGTCGTCGATGGCACGCGGCGCGCGATCATCGTCGAGTGCAAGCACACGGGGACGGTCGGCCGGCCGGTCGTCCAGAAGCTCCACTCCGCCATCGCGACGTTCGACTTCGACGGCCCGAAGCGCGGGATGGTCGTCACGACCGGCCGGTTCACGAATCCCGCTCAGGAGTACGCCGACCGCCTCCAGCAGAACGACGACCCGCACCCAATCGAGTTGCTTGACGGCGAGGACCTCCGGGAGATTGCCGACGAGATCGGCCTCGACCTCTACAACGGTCGCATCGAGATTCTCTGCGACGAGACGCTCCGCCCGTACGACCCGGCCGCCGACGTCGACGCACCCGTCGAAGAGGCGTTCCGCGACGTCGAGAACATCGAGGCCGCCGACCTCCCAGACCCGCACTCATCGGTGACGTTCCGCCCAGTGGTCGCGGTCACCGCGGACACAAACGCCGTCTTCGAGACGTCGGTGGGCATCATCCACCGGATCAACGACCGGACGCGATTCGTTGCCCACGCCGAACGCGGGCAGCCGAAGGTCGTCGACGAAGACGTCGCAACGCTGGTCACCGAGAACCTTCACGCGACGGTCGACCTCGATACCGAGCAGTTCGCGGAGGTGTTCGATGACGTCGAGGAGCGCCGGTTCGGGCAGACCCAAACCGAGTACAAGGAGTGGGCCGTCGAGCGGCTCCAGCAGCATCACACGACGACGGTGACCTACACCGGTGACAACAACGTCACGTACAACAAGACCTGCGAGCCGAACCGCTCGGACATCTCCGTCCAATCGATCGAACCAGTGTACCTCCCCGAGGTTCGCCAGACGACCGAACTCCAAGAGTACACCTACCCCTTCGAGTACTACGCGGCAGGCCCGTCACGGGTGACCGCCGAGGACGGCATCCATCAGTGCGTCCACTGTGACACGAGCGGCGTCGACGAGACGTACACGTACTGTCCGAACTGTGGGGCGATCGCCTGCACCAGCCACACCAAAACGGAGCGGCTGGAAAGCGAGCCGGTCTGTACGGGCTGTGCAGTGACCGAACGGTTCGCGTTGAAAACGAAGTACTTCTACGATGAGGAGAACCTCGAAGCGTTCCGCGAGGAGTACGCCGAAATGCCGCTCCACGAGAAGACGATGGAGAACAAGTGGCTGGCCGGGGGGAGCGTAGTCGCGACGGTGCTGCTCGTCGTCGGACTACTTGTCACCGGCGGCATTATCTGAGCGGGATCGGGTACACGCCGGCTCAGCGACCAGCTCTTCGAGAGCGTGCTCAAGCGGGCCGTGGAACTGACTGAGGTGCCTATTATCAGCTACCCTAACAACCGATAAACCTCATCAGCTACGGATTCTCGCACCTGCTTCGCTCTCTCGACACTCGTCACACCCGTCACAACCATCTTCCCCGACCCAAAAATGAGGACCACAGCGTCAAATTCCGTTGGGCGATACACCAACCCCGGAAACTGCTCCGGCTCGTATTCCACCTGCTCCAATCCAAGTCCAATCGCCAATGCATTCAGATTCACCGAATCCCCGAGACTCGTCGTTGTTACTAAATTCCGCACACTAAACGGGTCCTCACCACTCGGGACATCCAACCCGACCTTCCCCATCGCCTCAATGAATGTATCCCGCGCCTCGAACAACGCCCTTTCGGAATCAACACCGACGATGTGGTAACTCCCGGTCCGATACAACGTGATGAGCGCCCCACTCTCAAGGCGGACATGCATCCCTGTATGCTCATCCGGATCGTATTTCGTCTGAGAATTCGTCTCAGCAGATAGGTCAGTAGCGAGTGCGTATAGGTCTAACTCGACACCCAGCTTCCCTGACCCAACGACATTCACCACATCCACCTCGTTATCGGCGCACATTACTGAATCACAGTAAGGAAGCTATCCAGATACTCTTGAATTTCATCACGGTACTCCTCAAGCCCGTACAGCGCGAACACTTCGTCATCCAGCGCCTCACGCTCCGACTCAATACGGTCTTCCAAATCACTGATTTCACGTGACACCGTGGAGTGAGCGTCGCGGAATTCGTCAAAGTCCTCCGGGAGCTCAAGATTACGGAGCTCGTCCCCGGCGATGTACTCATCACCGAATTCCTCGAGGAACTCTGCGAGGTCTTCTGCCTCCGCAACGCTGTGCATCCGAACGGTGTGGAACCGATTCAGGGACACCTCGTCCCCATCCTGTTCAATATTGAACGATCCGATATTGTAATCCTGCGTGTCGACGACCGACCGAACTTTCGTACGGAACGGCTCCGTCTTATCTTCCTCCTTGAACGTCTCGAACAGGGTCTCACGGTCATGCCTCTGGATTTTCAGCTGGCGTTTCGCGTCGTGAATCGCCTCCGAATGCCCCGCAATTGCTTCCCGGGTCTCCTCATCGGGGACCTGGATTGGCGCGTGATGCAAGTGCGTCGGACGGCACCTAATTGCCGGGGCGTGCCGGAACGACAAGTGCTCGTAATAGGCTTTGTAATAGAAATCGAGCGCGTCCGAATTCAGAAGCCCCGCTATGTAGTGCGGATCCATTGCGTCTGACGAATCGGAGAACTCAGCGAGCCCCCCGTCGTTCTGCAGCTGAAGGAAGTACGCGGTCTTGTTGTAGAATTTTGTCGGCCCACTCGCTGTATCAACGACGAAACTCAACTCGGGTGCGGTTTCGCGATACGCAATCTTGTCCTTGTTCTTGAACGCATCCAGCTTGTTATCCGAGACATCCGTGTCATCATCGGCTTCAATCGCATCCACGTCTACGTACTCTTCAATATCTCCCGGCGCATCCCCGAGGTAGAACTGCTCAATATTCTTCCCGCCAATTACCGGTACGTGCGAGTCCGATTCCTTCGTGTCGGACGCGTAAGGTCGGTAATACCGTGGTTCCTCACCTCGTGAAACAGCGCCACCTCGCCCGCCATTATCCATCTTGCAAAGATCGCTGAGCGGGACGCACTCGTCGGTGTCTTCCATTTCCTTCGCGGCTTCCCACAAGCTATCCGTGATCTGGAAATTCAGTGTTAAGCGGTCCGCCCATTCACTCCAATCCTCGCTAAACCGCTTCTGCGATACTGTATACCGCTCGTACGTGTCCTCTGTCTCGATGTCCGGATACTCCTCACTCTCAAAGTCGTCTTCGAAATCGTAATCCGGCGCGTCACGCCACGGAATTAACTCTGCAGCGGCGTGCTCAAGCGCGTATCCCCACTCATTCGATTCCTTCGATCCTTTTGGATACACCTTCACCACGTCCGTCTCATTCTCTTTTCGGACGTCCTCGTTATCTTCACCAGATTTCTTGGTCAGAACGATGAGGATTGGGAATACATTAACGTCGATTCCGAATACCTTGCATCGCGTGAGATCCGCGACCAAGTCGATCGTCGCGTTATCCCTGATGAACTCCATCGCATCCTCGGATGCACCCGTGACTAACAGCTTGTTCGAAATCACGAACGCTAGTCTCCCGCCTTCATCCAGCCACTCTAAGCCCTGCTCGACGAACGCCGTGAAGATGTCACTCTGCTCCTCACCGAACACGTCGTGAAGCCGCTCGTACTCTGCCGTGACGCGATCTTCCTGATTGTGTGACCGGATGTATGGCGGATTACCAATAATCCACCCGTAGTCGTCTTCTTTCGCATCCATAATCTCATCTGGGTGCTCCGCGTCATTCTCTTTCGACCGGTAGAATCGGCGGTTACTCATCCGACTATCACTGCCTTTCGCGGTGAGCAGCGAATCCGTTTCGTACGTTGAAAATGATGGGAGTTCCAAGTGCGCGTCCCCGCCATTCCCACTGCGGCGCTCCTGAAGCACGCGAATCAGCAAATTCGATTGCGCCAGCTGGATAGCGAATGGGTCGATGTCGAACCCTCGGATTTTCTCGTTGATGAGCTCGACCGCCTCCAAGAGATCGTCATCACGCGACAAATCGAACCCAGCGTCCTCAAGGGATTCAATTACGCGACCCATCGCCTCCAGCACGAACGTGCCCGAACCACACGCGGGGTCAAGTACCGGGTCACCACTTTGCGTGATATTCTGCTCTCGCGGCGTGAATTCAGCGTAATCCAGTAGGACTCGCACAGCGGTCGGCGGCGTGTAGTACGCACCCAACTTCTTCCGCTTCTCTGCATCCAAGCACTGCTGATACATCTCACCGAAGATATCTCGGTTGATATCGCGGAAGTTGAAGTTATCAAACCGCCGCAGTACCGTCTTCAGCACATCCTCTTCGTAGTGGTACCAATCATGGGGCGTATCCCGTCGGAACAGCGGAGAGTATACCTCTTCGGCTTGACGGGATGCCACGCTCAGCGGCTCAATATACTTGTTATCCCGGAGTTGGACCTTTTCGTCATAGAATTTGATGAACCCGTTACTGATGATCTGTCCCACCAACCCGAGGTCCTCAAACGTGCGAATCAATAAGAGACGGTTGTACAGCGTATTCAGCGTTTGCAGCTGAAACGTCTCCTTGATGTCCTCCTTATCCGACTGGCTTGCCTCCTCGTAGTCCTTTCCGGTTAAAATGAGCCACTCCTGCCACTTGTCGTGCCACCGCACCGCTTCCGCGTATTCCGCCTTCAAACTCGACAGCTGATTCCGGAGTCCCAGTAGCTCATCGCGGAACTCGGCCACTTCGTCAATCCACCGATCCTCGTCGATGTTTCGTGACGCCGCGTCGCGCATGTGCTCCTCGTAGTCGAACTGTAAGTCCTCCGCGACAGCGTCAATAGAATCCTGGTACGCATCCCAATCGTAGTGCCCGCGGTATTGCTCCCGGAGGTCCTCTCGTTCCTCGAGAATCTCAGCGCGTTTGTCTTCGAACTCCTCGTATCGGTCTTGATACCCCTCGAACCGTCGCTCTATTGATGGGAGAAGGTCGTCGTTCAGCGCTTGCTTGGACGCTTCGATAAACTCACTAAAAATTTCGTCGTCGCTGATGTCGCGCTGACTCGGCTCGTCATTCCACTCCCCACCGTAGATTCCGCTGAGTCGGGATTGGAGTTGCGCGGCGACACTTTCCACCTCGTCGTCGCTCGGATCGTGGAATAGGTCTAAGAGGTCGAGTTCAATTTCACTGGCTGGATCGTCGTACTCATTCGATAGGAAAATGTAGCGGCCATCCGTGCAGAGTATGTATTTTAGCCGCAGCTGGTCGTTGTAGACGCGCGCCTCTTCAATGGCTTGGTTGATTTTGTACCGCTCGTCATCCTTGTGGTCCTCGTCTCGCGGTTTCTTGAGTTCACCTACGATGCGCGACACACCGTCCTCATCGTGCCATATGAAATCCGGACGGTCACCGGATTCAATGATGGATTCGTATTCAGCGTGCTCCAACCCAAGTTCTTGTAGTATCGGGATACCGTAGTTCTTCGCTGCGGTTTCCTCGCCGTAGTCCGGGTCTTCGACTTTATCACCAAAATCATCGGGGAGGTACCCGGCAAGAGACTCCGTCAACTCACTCATTGATATTCGGGCCTTTAACTCGCGGTCAAATAAGTGTAGGCGCTCCGGAATGGGTAGGACCTACTCTGACCCACCAGGAGTGCTGCAGAACTATCGGTAATCTCGTTCTCTACCCCCTGCGCATATTCTTCCACTCACCGTTCGGCGCCGTAGACGATGCGTGAGGGGGCTTCGTACCCACAATCGGGGCAGTCATACCACCGCTGGACTTTCGCCCCGTCTGCCGCCTTCTCGCCGACGCGAACGTCGTCGTTCGGACACTCCGTGCAGTTGAGGTCCGGTGCGGGCCGCTCCCGGAGCTCGTCACGGAACGATGTCGCATCCTTCGTCTCGTATCCCCGCGACCAGACCGGGTAGCCGTCGACGAGGATTGCCCCACGCCATTTGTATCGGTAGGAATCCGGGGCTCGATGCAGGACGGCTCGCGCCCCGGTCTCGGTGTTCCGAAACGCAAGCGTCGGCGAGCGGCTCTCGCGTCGCCAGTTGGTGATACGGGGCATTGGTTAGAAGTGGACGTCAGCGGGCACGATCCAGATCTCTTCACTTTCTTCGAGGAGTCGATCCAGCTGTCCACGGTGGCGAATGCCGGCTCCGTGTTCTGTATACAGGAAGATCGTCGGGCCATCGTACGCACCGACCTTGTGGAAGGCGTGCCGGGCGAGGTCCTCGTCGCGCATGATCTCCTCGTCGGAGAGCTCGTCGATGGCCTCCTTCACCCGATCGAGATTACGCTCGAACTCTTCCTTCGTCGCCTCCCAGCCACGCTCGAGGAGATCCTGGCCGTCATCAGAATCGACGGGGGCTGCAGTCGGGAGCTCACCCCATCGCGCCTTCCCAGCAACGGACGTGTCCTCCTCGTCGAAGGTCACATAGTAATCGAAGACGGCGCCGGCGTGTGGGTCCGCGCCGACTAGGCGGTTGAACACCGACTTTCCGGTGGCCAGCGCGTCGTCGTGCGTCGATGCCTCTACGAGGGCGTAAATCACCATGTGCATCTTGAACACCTCGAAA
This window harbors:
- a CDS encoding DUF6166 domain-containing protein; translation: MNGNVPVASSESVPVASPGQSHRDTVEYVGFRVDGQAVVLNLSEHRRLSLERSLDLVNHSPSGFEWGYSGSGPAQLACTLLLDYYDDEQFAREHYIAFRNQVVSQLECDGAAACWHLTGEEIDTAMATLTDDVVALADGGRPSPSLPENWRTVSRPDRRVFQRADRDHYIVLGDGSDEWLVVLCSQGDRAYPAPLAHRTVAEEADVEQVIRELAEESNDLIEPPEGSTDGDASTGASHPPAPRTWCRGT
- a CDS encoding transcription factor; the protein is MCADNEVDVVNVVGSGKLGVELDLYALATDLSAETNSQTKYDPDEHTGMHVRLESGALITLYRTGSYHIVGVDSERALFEARDTFIEAMGKVGLDVPSGEDPFSVRNLVTTTSLGDSVNLNALAIGLGLEQVEYEPEQFPGLVYRPTEFDAVVLIFGSGKMVVTGVTSVERAKQVRESVADEVYRLLG
- a CDS encoding Eco57I restriction-modification methylase domain-containing protein, with protein sequence MSELTESLAGYLPDDFGDKVEDPDYGEETAAKNYGIPILQELGLEHAEYESIIESGDRPDFIWHDEDGVSRIVGELKKPRDEDHKDDERYKINQAIEEARVYNDQLRLKYILCTDGRYIFLSNEYDDPASEIELDLLDLFHDPSDDEVESVAAQLQSRLSGIYGGEWNDEPSQRDISDDEIFSEFIEASKQALNDDLLPSIERRFEGYQDRYEEFEDKRAEILEEREDLREQYRGHYDWDAYQDSIDAVAEDLQFDYEEHMRDAASRNIDEDRWIDEVAEFRDELLGLRNQLSSLKAEYAEAVRWHDKWQEWLILTGKDYEEASQSDKEDIKETFQLQTLNTLYNRLLLIRTFEDLGLVGQIISNGFIKFYDEKVQLRDNKYIEPLSVASRQAEEVYSPLFRRDTPHDWYHYEEDVLKTVLRRFDNFNFRDINRDIFGEMYQQCLDAEKRKKLGAYYTPPTAVRVLLDYAEFTPREQNITQSGDPVLDPACGSGTFVLEAMGRVIESLEDAGFDLSRDDDLLEAVELINEKIRGFDIDPFAIQLAQSNLLIRVLQERRSGNGGDAHLELPSFSTYETDSLLTAKGSDSRMSNRRFYRSKENDAEHPDEIMDAKEDDYGWIIGNPPYIRSHNQEDRVTAEYERLHDVFGEEQSDIFTAFVEQGLEWLDEGGRLAFVISNKLLVTGASEDAMEFIRDNATIDLVADLTRCKVFGIDVNVFPILIVLTKKSGEDNEDVRKENETDVVKVYPKGSKESNEWGYALEHAAAELIPWRDAPDYDFEDDFESEEYPDIETEDTYERYTVSQKRFSEDWSEWADRLTLNFQITDSLWEAAKEMEDTDECVPLSDLCKMDNGGRGGAVSRGEEPRYYRPYASDTKESDSHVPVIGGKNIEQFYLGDAPGDIEEYVDVDAIEADDDTDVSDNKLDAFKNKDKIAYRETAPELSFVVDTASGPTKFYNKTAYFLQLQNDGGLAEFSDSSDAMDPHYIAGLLNSDALDFYYKAYYEHLSFRHAPAIRCRPTHLHHAPIQVPDEETREAIAGHSEAIHDAKRQLKIQRHDRETLFETFKEEDKTEPFRTKVRSVVDTQDYNIGSFNIEQDGDEVSLNRFHTVRMHSVAEAEDLAEFLEEFGDEYIAGDELRNLELPEDFDEFRDAHSTVSREISDLEDRIESEREALDDEVFALYGLEEYRDEIQEYLDSFLTVIQ
- a CDS encoding restriction endonuclease, producing MAVLDDLSGFEFEDVMEDVFRNLGYENVRQADRTADEGRDVIMEEVVDGTRRAIIVECKHTGTVGRPVVQKLHSAIATFDFDGPKRGMVVTTGRFTNPAQEYADRLQQNDDPHPIELLDGEDLREIADEIGLDLYNGRIEILCDETLRPYDPAADVDAPVEEAFRDVENIEAADLPDPHSSVTFRPVVAVTADTNAVFETSVGIIHRINDRTRFVAHAERGQPKVVDEDVATLVTENLHATVDLDTEQFAEVFDDVEERRFGQTQTEYKEWAVERLQQHHTTTVTYTGDNNVTYNKTCEPNRSDISVQSIEPVYLPEVRQTTELQEYTYPFEYYAAGPSRVTAEDGIHQCVHCDTSGVDETYTYCPNCGAIACTSHTKTERLESEPVCTGCAVTERFALKTKYFYDEENLEAFREEYAEMPLHEKTMENKWLAGGSVVATVLLVVGLLVTGGII
- a CDS encoding DUF7568 family protein, whose translation is MPRITNWRRESRSPTLAFRNTETGARAVLHRAPDSYRYKWRGAILVDGYPVWSRGYETKDATSFRDELRERPAPDLNCTECPNDDVRVGEKAADGAKVQRWYDCPDCGYEAPSRIVYGAER